In Corylus avellana chromosome ca2, CavTom2PMs-1.0, the following proteins share a genomic window:
- the LOC132169229 gene encoding disease resistance protein RPM1-like, whose product MTETVVTLVINELVQLIAHESKLLRGVHRDVVDIRDELESIQCFLKDADRGDLQDGVKTWVKQARGVAYHIEDVIDEYILHVAQHGHKQSFIAFPHKIGHLFKKLKPRHDIATKIQDIKISIREIKERSERYGFSSLERRSSSSESSVTCHDPRVGALFIEEDEVVGIESTRDELVSWLVGGVSKRSVISIVGMGGIGKTTLAKKVYENELVKGHFDCHVWITVSQSYNVQEILMSMIKQVYHENEMTPWKIDMIDEITLISQLRKYLQQKRYVVVFDDVWKTEFWEIVKHALPCNDRGSRIIITTRSDLIGVSCKESLFDQVHKLQPLSQDKAWELFCRKAFQSEFQRCCPKELVKLSMDIVKKCEGLPLAIVAIGGLLSTKEKVPLEWKKLHDSLSSELECNPHLTSVTKILSLSYHDLPCYLKSCYLYFGIFPEDYSITGERLLWLWVAEGFIKEKKGKPLEDVAEEYLKELIHRNLVQVSFGELDYELFRKYRIHDLLHEIILSKAGELNFCQVLEAGDTTFPVKSRCLSIHNARENIFETSECSRVRSVFLFNINEMPNSFIVKLFKKFKLLKVLDFEDAPIDYLPQEVGNLFHLKYLSLRRTKVKILPKSMGRLHNLQTLNVVETVVRELPIEICRLYKLRQILAHSHDFEIKSSFYSLRGVKVHEGVGCLNELQVLSIIEANHHGVGLFEELRKLSQLKMLGISNMTAERGSALCISIQNMVHLKFLFVGSISEDEIIDLQSISSPPPFLEHLSLRGRLEKLPSWIPKLQNLVTLILFFSSLEEHPLSCVQALPNLLNLSLNHAMMGSNCILRMVVFKDSRGSPSER is encoded by the coding sequence ATGACAGAAACCGTTGTGACCCTTGTCATTAATGAGCTGGTTCAGTTGATCGCTCATGAATCAAAATTGCTAAGGGGTGTCCATCGAGATGTTGTGGACATTAGAGATGAACTTGAGAGCATCCAGTGTTTCCTCAAAGATGCAGATAGAGGAGACCTTCAAGATGGCGTCAAAACATGGGTGAAACAAGCGAGAGGAGTAGCCTATCATATAGAAGATGTAATTGATGAATACATTCTTCACGTGGCACAACATGGTCATAAGCAAAGTTTTATTGCTTTCCCCCATAAAATTGGccacttattcaaaaaattaaaaccacgtCATGACATAGCAACAAAGATTCAagatatcaaaatatcaatccGTGAAATCAAGGAAAGAAGTGAAAGATATGGTTTTAGTTCCTTAGAGCGAAGATCAAGTAGTAGTGAATCTAGTGTTACATGCCATGACCCTAGAGTGGGTGCACTTTTCATTGAGGAAGATGAAGTTGTGGGCATTGAGTCTACAAGGGATGAGCTCGTAAGCTGGTTGGTGGGGGGAGTATCTAAACGATCTGTTATTTCAATTGTAGGCATGGgcggaattggtaagacaactctaGCTAAGAAAGTATATGAGAATGAATTAGTGAAAGGACATTTTGACTGTCATGTTTGGATCACAGTGTCTCAGTCATACAACGTCCAGGAGATACTCATGTCCATGATAAAGCAAGTCTaccatgaaaatgaaatgactCCATGGAAAATAGACATGATAGACGAGATCACACTAATTAGCCAGCTGAGGAAATATTTACAACAAAAGAGGTATGTTGTGGTTTTTGATGATGTTTGGAAGACAGAGTTTTGGGAAATTGTAAAGCATGCTTTACCATGCAATGACAGAGGAAGTAGGATTATTATCACAACACGAAGTGATCTCATTGGTGTATCTTGTAAAGAATCTTTATTCGATCAGGTCCACAAGCTACAACCTCTGTCTCAAGACAAGGCTTGGGAATTGTTTTGTAGAAAGGCATTCCAGTCCGAGTTTCAAAGGTGTTGTCCCAAAGAGTTGGTGAAACTGTCGATGGACATTGTCAAAAAATGTGAAGGCTTGCCACTTGCAATTGTTGCCATAGGTGGTCTTTTGTCAACAAAGGAAAAGGTGCCATTAGAATGGAAAAAGTTGCATGATAGCCTCAGTTCTGAGCTAGAATGTAATCCACACCTTACAAGTGTaacaaaaattctctctcttagtTATCATGATCTTCCGTGCTACCTAAAGTCTTGCTACTTATACTTCGGCATTTTTCCAGAAGACTACTCAATAACGGGTGAAAGATTACTTTGGCTATGGGTAGCTGAGggctttataaaagaaaagaagggaaaacCATTGGAAGACGTGGCAGAAGAATACTTAAAGGAGCTCATCCATAGAAACTTGGTTCAAGTTTCATTTGGGGAGCTTGATTATGAATTATTCAGAAAGTACAGAATCCATGATCTATTGCATGAAATCATCCTATCAAAGGCTGGGGAGTTAAACTTCTGTCAAGTTCTCGAAGCAGGTGACACAACTTTTCCTGTAAAAAGTCGATGCCTATCAATCCACAATgctagagaaaatatttttgaaacaagTGAGTGCTCTCGAGTTCGTTctgtttttctcttcaacattAATGAAATGCCTAATTCTTTCATAgttaaattgttcaaaaagttCAAGCTTTTGAAAGTGTTAGATTTTGAAGATGCTCCTATTGATTATCTTCCTCAAGAAGTGGGTAATTTATTCCATTTGAAGTACTTAAGTTTGAGGAGAACAAAAGTGAAGATACTCCCAAAGTCAATGGGTAGGCTACATAATCTGCAGACACTAAATGTCGTGGAAACCGTAGTGCGTGAGCTACCAATTGAAATATGTAGGCTTTATAAGTTAAGGCAGATTTTGGCTCATTCTCATGACTTTGAAATTAAAAGTAGCTTTTATTCGTTGCGAGGAGTAAAAGTACATGAAGGGGTTGGATGTTTAAACGAATTGCAGGTACTATCAATTATTGAGGCAAATCATCATGGGGTTGGTTTATTTGAAGAGCTTAGAAAGTTGAGTCAGTTGAAGATGTTGGGTATTTCAAATATGACTGCAGAACGTGGGAGTGCTCTATGTATCTCCATTCAAAATATGGTCCaccttaaatttttgtttgtagGCTCAATTAGTGAAGATGAGATTATAGACTTACAATCAATTTCATCTCCACCTCCATTTTTAGAGCATCTTTCTCTAAGAGGTCGATTGGAGAAGTTGCCTAGTTGGATTCCAAAGCTTCAAAATCTGGTCACACTaatcttatttttctcatcatTAGAGGAACATCCATTGTCGTGTGTCCAAGCTTTGCCAAATCTATTAAACCTTTCCCTCAATCATGCTATGATGGGGAGCAACTGCATTTTGAGAATGGTGGTTTTCAAAGACTCAAGAGGCTCACCCTCAGAGAgatga